A single genomic interval of Streptomyces sp. BA2 harbors:
- a CDS encoding LLM class flavin-dependent oxidoreductase, whose product MSAIPLGVLDLVPVSSGSTAAEALHNSIDLARRTEQLGYARYWFAEHHLNPGVAGTSPAVVLALTAAATSTIRLGAGAVQLGHRTALSTVEEFGLIDALHPGRLDLGLGRSGGKPPATPAAPLPTATPVVDGRAPNGLRIPARFSYEHLLGSPRVALQRKLLQQPRAQAQDYGEQVDDILALLAGTYRSEDGIEAHVVPGEGADIQVWILGSSGGQSADVAGRNGLPFAANYHVSPGTVLEAAEGYRAAFKPSDVLDKPYVSVSADVVVAEDDETARELAAGYAPWVRSIRTAEGAIQYPTPAQARRHVWTEADRALVEDRTETQFTGSPGRVADLLEQLQEATGADELLITTITHGHADRVRSYELLAEEWRRR is encoded by the coding sequence ATGTCAGCCATTCCTCTCGGCGTCCTCGACCTGGTCCCGGTCTCCTCCGGCTCCACCGCGGCCGAGGCGCTGCACAACTCCATCGACCTGGCCCGGCGGACCGAGCAACTCGGTTACGCCCGCTACTGGTTCGCCGAACACCACCTCAACCCGGGCGTGGCAGGCACATCACCCGCGGTCGTCCTCGCCCTGACCGCCGCCGCGACCTCCACGATCCGGCTCGGGGCGGGCGCCGTACAGCTCGGTCACCGCACCGCGCTCTCCACGGTCGAGGAGTTCGGCCTGATCGACGCGCTGCATCCAGGGCGCCTCGACCTGGGGCTCGGCCGCTCCGGCGGCAAGCCGCCCGCAACGCCTGCCGCTCCGCTGCCGACCGCGACCCCCGTCGTCGACGGACGCGCCCCCAACGGGCTGCGGATTCCGGCGCGGTTCTCCTACGAGCACCTGCTCGGCTCGCCCCGCGTCGCCCTCCAGCGCAAGCTGCTCCAGCAGCCGCGCGCCCAGGCGCAGGACTACGGCGAGCAGGTCGACGACATCCTCGCGCTGCTCGCGGGGACGTACCGGTCCGAAGACGGCATCGAAGCGCATGTCGTGCCCGGCGAGGGCGCCGACATCCAGGTGTGGATCCTGGGCAGCAGCGGTGGGCAGAGCGCGGACGTCGCGGGCCGCAACGGACTGCCGTTCGCGGCGAATTACCACGTCAGTCCGGGCACGGTGCTGGAAGCCGCTGAGGGCTACCGCGCCGCGTTCAAGCCCTCCGACGTACTCGACAAGCCCTATGTCAGCGTCTCCGCCGACGTCGTCGTCGCCGAGGACGACGAGACCGCCCGTGAACTCGCCGCGGGCTACGCCCCCTGGGTCCGCAGCATCCGCACGGCCGAGGGCGCCATCCAGTACCCCACACCGGCGCAGGCGCGCAGGCACGTCTGGACCGAAGCGGACCGGGCCCTGGTCGAGGACCGCACCGAAACCCAGTTCACCGGCTCCCCGGGACGCGTCGCCGACCTCCTGGAACAGCTCCAGGAAGCCACCGGCGCCGACGAGTTGCTCATCACCACCATCACCCACGGCCACGCCGACCGGGTGCGCTCCTACGAACTGCTCGCCGAGGAGTGGCGGCGCAGGTGA
- a CDS encoding helix-turn-helix domain-containing protein produces MTNKRERVRQELLADSRLVEAVVEAVHEQVPAYTALDGSRFPEVRAIAAWATDRLLDRWVTDSAISDGDLRRFRGIAAARAADGRPLQAVLRAYRVAAAVLADEVAARAPQLSARDAFALAQLLLTAMDTISEEMTTAYAATSERLTGDRDRSLQLLLDDLIAGRHASLGALGARASRLGVQLPERYCLLVAEPADAGVLDRGSSDISLMASTALLAALGGGGARGTSLATTHGSRAVLLLPAASADAVPEVLRRHAWRGCVISGESLDRVAVAHRLAAGALDTAPPHAHHTDRALTDADAHVLALLAGHPVVSPDQIGRIVLGPLVEGARRHLLEALTAYIDTGSANAAARELHLHPQSVRYRLRRVRDITSRDPQDPWQRLTLDIARTIVLGGRGG; encoded by the coding sequence GTGACAAACAAGCGGGAACGCGTCCGGCAGGAACTCCTGGCCGACTCCCGCCTCGTCGAGGCGGTCGTCGAAGCGGTGCACGAACAGGTTCCGGCGTACACGGCGCTCGACGGCAGCAGGTTCCCCGAGGTGCGGGCCATCGCGGCGTGGGCGACGGACCGCCTCCTGGACCGCTGGGTCACGGACAGCGCGATCAGCGACGGAGATCTGCGGCGCTTCCGGGGGATCGCGGCGGCGCGGGCGGCGGACGGCCGCCCCTTGCAGGCCGTGCTGCGCGCCTACCGGGTCGCGGCCGCCGTGCTCGCCGACGAGGTCGCCGCCCGCGCCCCTCAGCTGTCCGCGCGGGACGCCTTCGCCCTCGCACAGCTGCTGCTGACCGCCATGGACACCATCTCCGAGGAGATGACGACGGCGTACGCGGCCACCAGTGAGCGCCTCACCGGTGACCGCGACAGGTCGCTCCAGCTGCTGCTCGACGACCTGATCGCGGGGCGGCACGCGTCGTTGGGCGCGCTCGGTGCGAGGGCGTCCCGCCTGGGCGTTCAACTCCCTGAGCGTTACTGCCTGTTGGTGGCGGAACCGGCGGACGCCGGAGTCCTGGACCGCGGTTCGTCCGACATCTCCCTCATGGCATCGACCGCCCTGCTTGCGGCCCTCGGTGGCGGCGGGGCGCGCGGAACGTCACTGGCGACCACACACGGTTCGCGCGCCGTCCTGCTCCTGCCCGCCGCCTCCGCCGACGCCGTGCCGGAGGTCCTGCGCCGGCACGCCTGGCGCGGCTGCGTGATCTCGGGCGAGAGCCTTGACCGCGTCGCGGTCGCCCACCGGCTGGCGGCGGGCGCCCTGGACACCGCTCCCCCGCACGCCCACCACACCGACCGGGCTCTCACCGACGCCGACGCGCACGTCCTGGCGCTGCTCGCGGGCCACCCCGTGGTGAGCCCCGACCAGATCGGCCGCATCGTCCTCGGCCCGCTGGTCGAGGGCGCCCGACGCCACCTCCTGGAAGCCCTCACCGCGTACATCGACACCGGCTCGGCCAACGCCGCGGCCCGCGAGCTCCACCTCCACCCGCAGTCCGTGCGCTACCGCCTGCGCCGCGTCCGGGACATCACCTCGCGCGATCCGCAGGACCCGTGGCAGCGCCTCACGCTGGACATCGCCCGCACGATCGTGCTCGGGGGCCGGGGCGGGTAG
- a CDS encoding lactate 2-monooxygenase, producing the protein MTTTPNWADFQYEIYLNGMTGAVPRLPTDLTRLEALTEQRLGPGPVGYVSGSAGNGSTARANREALERRRIVPRMLRDVHERDLSVEVLGHRLPAPLALAPVGVLSIMHPEGESAAARAAAARGVPYILSSASSTPMEQVAKEMGDAQRWFQLYWAKDRDVTKSFLDRAKASGFTALVVTLDTPLLAWRPRDLDQAYLPFLHGVGTANYFSDPAFRAGLAKPVHEDPNAAVMHFVGMFADPAKTWPDLEFLRENWDGPIVLKGILHPDDARRAADVGMDGVVVSNHGGRQVAGSVAAADALPRVVEAVGDRLSVLFDSGIRTGDDIFKALALGAEAVLVGRPYAYGLGLDGQAGVDHVIRCLLAELDLTLALSGHAGPATLTPDDLIEETA; encoded by the coding sequence ATGACGACGACGCCGAACTGGGCGGACTTCCAGTACGAGATCTATCTCAACGGCATGACTGGCGCCGTACCCCGCCTGCCCACCGACCTGACCCGCCTGGAGGCGCTGACCGAACAGCGCCTGGGCCCTGGACCGGTCGGCTATGTCTCCGGGAGCGCGGGCAACGGCAGTACCGCCCGCGCCAACCGCGAGGCACTCGAACGGCGCCGGATCGTGCCGCGCATGCTGCGCGACGTACACGAACGCGACCTGTCCGTGGAGGTGCTCGGACACCGGCTGCCCGCGCCGCTCGCCCTCGCGCCCGTCGGCGTCCTGTCGATCATGCACCCGGAGGGCGAGTCCGCCGCGGCCCGCGCCGCCGCTGCTCGCGGCGTCCCGTACATCCTGTCCTCGGCCTCCAGCACGCCCATGGAGCAGGTCGCCAAGGAGATGGGGGACGCGCAGCGGTGGTTCCAGCTGTACTGGGCCAAGGACCGCGACGTCACCAAGAGCTTCCTGGACCGCGCCAAGGCCTCGGGTTTCACGGCCCTTGTCGTCACGCTCGACACCCCGCTCCTCGCCTGGCGCCCGCGCGACCTCGACCAGGCGTATCTGCCCTTCCTGCACGGCGTGGGCACCGCCAACTACTTCAGCGACCCGGCGTTCCGGGCAGGCCTCGCCAAGCCGGTGCACGAGGACCCGAACGCGGCCGTGATGCACTTCGTCGGCATGTTCGCCGATCCCGCGAAGACCTGGCCGGACCTGGAGTTCCTGCGTGAGAACTGGGACGGCCCGATCGTGCTCAAGGGCATCCTGCACCCGGACGACGCGCGCCGCGCCGCCGACGTCGGCATGGACGGGGTGGTGGTCTCCAACCACGGCGGCCGCCAGGTGGCGGGCTCCGTCGCGGCGGCCGACGCGCTGCCCCGCGTCGTGGAGGCGGTCGGCGACCGGCTCTCCGTCCTGTTCGACAGCGGCATCCGCACCGGTGACGACATCTTCAAGGCGCTCGCCCTCGGCGCCGAGGCCGTCCTCGTGGGGCGGCCGTACGCCTATGGGCTCGGCCTCGACGGGCAGGCGGGCGTCGATCACGTGATCCGCTGTCTGCTCGCCGAACTCGACCTCACCCTGGCCCTGTCCGGGCATGCCGGACCCGCCACCCTCACCCCCGACGACCTGATCGAGGAGACCGCATGA
- a CDS encoding 2-hydroxyacid dehydrogenase — MTAVKNVLAIVSPHVGGRAAGGALAGLLPASAHVTVVESADEDPAALREAHVVITGLAPVTAEHIAAAPDLEVVQCASHGFDYVDVDAARARSVTVCSIGSSGAEKQNVAEQTFALMLALAKQLIPAHTALTEADWALPRLQQSITELSGKTLGIVGLGHIGEEVARRAVVFDMSIVYAGPSALSAEAEARIGGARHVELDELLRTSDYVSLHAPLTERTRHLLDAERLALLKPTAFVINTARGALIDQDALADALTAGKLAGAGIDVFDPEPPTAALRLLKAPNVVLSPHVAGVTRETLVRIGLAAIQNVVGHLEGKPLGDVVS; from the coding sequence ATGACCGCCGTGAAGAACGTCCTCGCCATCGTCTCGCCCCACGTGGGCGGCCGAGCGGCGGGAGGCGCCCTAGCCGGGCTGCTGCCCGCTTCGGCGCATGTCACCGTCGTCGAGTCGGCCGACGAGGACCCCGCGGCCCTGCGCGAGGCACACGTCGTCATCACGGGCCTCGCCCCGGTCACCGCCGAACACATCGCGGCGGCCCCGGACCTGGAGGTCGTCCAGTGCGCGAGCCACGGCTTCGACTACGTCGACGTGGACGCCGCCCGCGCACGCTCCGTAACCGTCTGCTCGATCGGGTCCAGCGGCGCCGAGAAGCAGAACGTCGCCGAGCAGACCTTCGCCCTCATGCTCGCCCTCGCCAAGCAGCTGATCCCGGCGCACACCGCTCTCACCGAAGCCGACTGGGCGCTGCCCCGCCTCCAGCAGTCCATCACGGAGCTCTCGGGCAAGACCCTCGGCATCGTGGGGCTCGGCCACATCGGCGAGGAAGTCGCCCGCCGCGCGGTCGTGTTCGACATGAGCATCGTCTATGCCGGTCCGAGCGCCCTCAGCGCGGAGGCGGAGGCCCGCATCGGCGGCGCGCGCCACGTAGAACTCGACGAGCTTCTCCGTACGTCGGACTACGTCAGCCTGCACGCCCCGCTCACCGAGCGGACGCGCCATCTCCTGGACGCCGAGCGCCTCGCCCTCCTGAAGCCGACGGCCTTCGTCATCAACACGGCGCGGGGCGCGCTCATCGACCAGGACGCCCTCGCCGACGCTCTCACGGCGGGCAAGCTGGCCGGGGCGGGCATCGACGTCTTCGACCCCGAACCGCCCACCGCCGCCCTGCGGTTGCTGAAGGCGCCGAACGTGGTGCTGTCCCCGCACGTCGCGGGTGTCACCCGCGAGACGCTCGTCCGTATCGGCCTCGCCGCGATCCAGAACGTGGTCGGACACCTGGAGGGCAAGCCGCTGGGGGACGTGGTCTCCTGA
- a CDS encoding endonuclease I family protein: MPVPHIRRWKPLAMTAAAVLVGITVPAAADAATTAPTPTAAATGAYDDTYYKDALGKTGPELKSALHTIISDQTKLSYDQVWDALKVTDEDPADSGNVILLYTGRSQSKDSNGGDPDQWNREHVWAKSHGDFGTATGPGTDIHHLRPEDVSVNSTRGNKDFDNGGSAVGEAPGNLTDSDSFEPRDAVKGDVARMILYMAVRHDGEDGFADLEPNDKVDNGSAPAIGRLSVLKQWSDEDPPDMFEKNRNQAIYDQFQHNRNPFIDHPEWVGAIW; this comes from the coding sequence ATGCCCGTCCCTCACATACGTCGCTGGAAACCGCTCGCCATGACGGCCGCCGCGGTCCTCGTCGGGATCACCGTCCCGGCCGCCGCCGACGCCGCGACCACGGCCCCCACGCCGACCGCGGCAGCCACCGGCGCCTATGACGACACGTACTACAAGGACGCGCTCGGCAAGACCGGTCCGGAGCTGAAGAGCGCCCTGCACACGATCATCAGCGACCAGACCAAGCTGTCGTACGACCAGGTATGGGACGCGCTGAAGGTCACCGACGAGGACCCGGCAGACAGCGGCAACGTGATCCTGCTCTACACCGGCCGCTCACAGAGCAAGGACAGCAACGGCGGCGACCCCGACCAGTGGAACCGTGAGCACGTGTGGGCCAAGTCCCACGGCGACTTCGGCACCGCGACCGGCCCGGGAACCGACATCCACCACCTCCGCCCGGAGGACGTCTCGGTCAACAGCACCCGCGGCAACAAGGACTTCGACAACGGCGGCAGTGCGGTCGGCGAGGCGCCGGGCAACCTCACCGACTCCGACTCCTTCGAGCCCCGTGACGCCGTCAAGGGCGACGTGGCCCGCATGATCCTCTACATGGCCGTGCGCCACGACGGCGAGGACGGCTTCGCCGACCTCGAACCCAACGACAAGGTCGACAACGGCAGCGCACCGGCCATCGGACGCCTCTCCGTGCTGAAGCAGTGGAGCGACGAGGACCCGCCGGACATGTTCGAGAAGAACCGCAACCAGGCCATCTACGACCAGTTCCAGCACAACCGCAACCCGTTCATCGACCACCCCGAGTGGGTCGGAGCGATCTGGTAG
- a CDS encoding thioesterase family protein → MNTGSYYEPIDEHRYKPTPHAGGAWSTDEQHFSPLGGLIVHAIDRHLAARPDSGLLLSRISFDILGRLALDECEIRVETLRPGRTIELVEAVVLMAGRQVVRARAWLLASGDTSAVAGGGAGKLTPPEALAPWPMASVWPGGYIASLEVRPLTPPQPGRTTAWISTPLELVAGQSASPLASYIALVDTANGIAVRQPPTAWMFPNVDLTVHLHRQPEGDWTGLDTTVTFGPTGQGITSTVLHDVSGPVGHAQQILTVRPL, encoded by the coding sequence TTGAACACCGGCAGCTACTACGAGCCCATCGACGAGCACCGCTACAAGCCCACACCCCACGCGGGCGGGGCCTGGTCCACCGACGAACAGCACTTCAGCCCGCTCGGCGGCCTCATCGTGCACGCCATCGACCGGCACCTGGCCGCCCGGCCGGACAGCGGCCTGCTCCTGTCCCGGATCAGCTTCGACATCCTCGGACGACTCGCCCTCGACGAGTGCGAGATCCGGGTGGAGACCCTCCGGCCGGGCCGCACCATCGAACTGGTCGAAGCCGTCGTGCTCATGGCCGGCCGTCAGGTGGTGCGGGCCCGTGCCTGGCTCCTCGCCTCCGGTGACACCAGCGCCGTCGCGGGCGGCGGCGCCGGGAAGCTCACCCCTCCCGAGGCGCTCGCGCCCTGGCCCATGGCTTCCGTGTGGCCGGGCGGATACATCGCCTCCCTGGAAGTCCGTCCCCTGACGCCCCCGCAGCCGGGCCGTACGACAGCGTGGATCTCCACCCCGCTCGAACTCGTCGCCGGGCAGAGCGCGAGCCCGCTCGCGTCGTACATCGCACTCGTGGACACCGCCAACGGCATCGCCGTACGCCAGCCACCCACGGCCTGGATGTTCCCCAACGTCGACCTCACCGTCCACCTCCACCGCCAACCCGAAGGCGACTGGACCGGGCTCGACACCACAGTGACCTTCGGACCGACCGGCCAGGGCATCACAAGCACCGTCCTGCACGACGTCTCCGGCCCCGTCGGGCACGCACAGCAGATCCTCACCGTCCGCCCCCTGTAG